In the genome of Rhizobium rhizogenes, one region contains:
- a CDS encoding aromatic acid/H+ symport family MFS transporter, with amino-acid sequence MSTNYMSAASARTKNPAGVIATCGLMIMFDGYDLVVYGAVAPALLKEGAWALNPAMVGRAAALTLVGMLLGALFAGTMADRIGRRKVVLISLAGFSAMMIASAMTPNFRAFETTRFFAGLGLGALLPTVTALVLEFSPPKRRAQANSLSFLGYLIGGIISGVMGILLLETYGWRPLMLIGGLPLVLLPIFMRFLPESPEWLASKGRQAEADGICDSYGLQRIVPHAKIQKGGVGALFSEGRLISTLNAWGIHFCSLLLTFGMVNWLPTIMNKMGYDISSALSFSVMLNVGAAIGILVGGRFADRGNVKVVVAVLFAIGAASIWALTVNKGPLLYAFVALAGAGTIGTQILANVLVGRLYPVHIRGTGLGFSLAVGRLGGIAGPMIGGLVLQRGLAPEWNFYIFGSVALVGLLLTVLTLLYRTSGDERV; translated from the coding sequence ATGTCCACGAATTATATGAGCGCCGCTTCGGCGCGGACGAAGAACCCGGCTGGCGTCATCGCGACATGCGGTCTTATGATCATGTTCGACGGTTACGATCTGGTCGTTTATGGCGCGGTTGCGCCGGCATTGCTGAAAGAGGGGGCGTGGGCGCTCAATCCCGCCATGGTCGGGCGGGCCGCTGCGCTGACGCTGGTGGGCATGCTGCTCGGCGCGCTTTTCGCCGGCACGATGGCTGATCGTATCGGCCGCCGCAAGGTTGTCCTCATCAGCCTTGCCGGATTTTCGGCGATGATGATCGCCTCTGCCATGACACCGAATTTTCGTGCCTTTGAAACCACCCGCTTCTTCGCCGGTCTCGGGCTCGGCGCGCTTTTGCCGACGGTGACGGCGCTGGTGCTGGAATTTTCACCGCCCAAGCGCAGGGCGCAGGCCAATTCCCTGTCCTTCCTCGGTTATCTGATCGGCGGCATCATCTCCGGCGTCATGGGTATCCTTCTGCTGGAGACCTATGGCTGGCGGCCGCTGATGCTGATCGGCGGACTGCCGCTCGTGCTTTTGCCGATCTTCATGCGGTTTCTGCCGGAATCGCCGGAATGGCTGGCAAGCAAGGGCCGGCAGGCGGAGGCAGACGGCATCTGCGACAGCTACGGCCTGCAACGCATCGTGCCGCATGCGAAAATCCAGAAGGGTGGCGTCGGCGCGCTGTTTTCGGAAGGCCGGCTGATTTCGACGCTGAATGCCTGGGGCATTCACTTCTGCTCGCTGCTTCTCACCTTCGGCATGGTCAACTGGCTGCCCACCATCATGAACAAGATGGGTTACGATATCAGTTCGGCGCTCAGCTTTTCCGTCATGCTCAATGTCGGCGCGGCAATCGGCATCCTCGTGGGCGGACGTTTTGCCGACAGGGGCAACGTCAAGGTGGTCGTTGCGGTTCTGTTCGCCATCGGTGCGGCCTCTATCTGGGCTCTGACGGTGAATAAGGGACCGTTGCTCTATGCTTTTGTCGCGCTTGCCGGTGCCGGAACCATCGGAACCCAGATCCTTGCCAATGTTCTGGTCGGCCGGCTCTATCCCGTCCATATTCGCGGTACGGGTCTCGGTTTCTCGCTCGCGGTCGGTCGTTTGGGCGGTATTGCCGGCCCGATGATTGGCGGCCTCGTCCTGCAGCGGGGGCTGGCCCCGGAGTGGAATTTCTACATTTTCGGTTCGGTCGCACTGGTGGGTCTGTTGCTGACCGTGTTGACCCTGCTTTACCGCACATCCGGTGACGAGCGGGTTTGA
- a CDS encoding YciI family protein: MELYVRFAESDPAAIEQRTAQMEAHKAHLRDEKAAPEGFRILASGPMRVESGKTTAALIIAEARCIEDMTAFSDADPFVIHGVYRQVRILRWAPTLSRISGLKPD; the protein is encoded by the coding sequence ATGGAACTCTATGTGCGTTTTGCCGAAAGCGATCCGGCCGCTATCGAGCAACGCACGGCGCAGATGGAAGCTCACAAGGCCCATTTGCGCGATGAAAAGGCCGCGCCCGAGGGTTTCAGGATTCTGGCCTCCGGTCCCATGCGGGTGGAAAGCGGTAAGACCACCGCCGCGCTCATCATCGCCGAGGCCCGTTGCATCGAGGATATGACCGCTTTCAGCGATGCCGATCCTTTTGTCATTCACGGTGTCTACAGGCAGGTTCGTATCCTGCGCTGGGCACCGACATTGTCGAGGATTTCCGGGCTGAAGCCTGACTGA
- the graB gene encoding hydroxyquinol 1,2-dioxygenase: protein MTDTKMTSDDGYFVEERSAETVIARMRDCDDPRLKEIMAVVTRKLHEAVKEIEPTEEEWMKAIHFLTEVGQICNEWRQEWILFSDILGVSMLVDAINHRKPSGASESTVLGPFHVADAPEMPMGANICLDGKGEDMVVTGRILDTDGTPVAGARIDVWQANDEGFYDVQQKGIQPDFNLRGVFITGEDGRYWFRAAKPKYYPIPDDGPVGQLLRAMGRHPYRPAHLHYIVSAEGYGTLVTHIFDPDDPYIRSDAVFGVKESLLADFQRVEDAQKAHDLGFLGGWFWSVNHDFVLAR from the coding sequence ATGACGGATACGAAGATGACCAGTGATGATGGCTATTTCGTTGAGGAGCGTTCGGCGGAGACGGTGATTGCCCGTATGCGCGACTGTGACGATCCGCGCCTGAAGGAGATCATGGCGGTCGTTACCCGCAAGCTGCACGAGGCGGTGAAGGAAATCGAACCGACCGAGGAGGAATGGATGAAAGCCATCCATTTTCTCACCGAAGTCGGCCAGATCTGCAATGAATGGCGGCAGGAGTGGATCCTGTTTTCCGATATTCTCGGTGTTTCCATGCTGGTCGACGCCATCAACCACCGCAAGCCGAGTGGGGCTTCAGAATCCACTGTTCTCGGGCCTTTCCATGTGGCTGATGCGCCGGAAATGCCGATGGGCGCCAATATCTGCCTCGATGGCAAGGGTGAGGATATGGTCGTGACTGGCCGCATTCTCGACACCGACGGTACACCGGTTGCCGGCGCGCGCATCGATGTCTGGCAGGCCAATGACGAAGGTTTCTACGACGTGCAGCAGAAGGGCATCCAGCCCGATTTCAACCTGCGCGGCGTTTTCATCACCGGCGAGGACGGACGTTACTGGTTCCGGGCGGCGAAACCGAAATATTATCCGATCCCGGATGACGGCCCGGTCGGGCAATTGCTGCGGGCCATGGGGCGCCATCCTTACCGGCCGGCGCATCTGCATTACATCGTCTCGGCAGAAGGTTATGGCACGCTCGTCACGCATATTTTCGATCCCGACGATCCCTACATCCGTTCGGATGCGGTCTTTGGTGTGAAGGAGAGCCTGCTGGCCGATTTCCAGCGCGTGGAGGATGCGCAAAAGGCGCATGATCTGGGCTTCCTCGGCGGCTGGTTCTGGTCGGTGAACCACGACTTCGTGCTGGCGCGATGA